The sequence AGCAATTGCAGGAGCGGGTACTATTGTAGCTCCGGGAATGGGGTTTGCTAAATCTAAAAACGAAAAAGTTAAACTTGCTTTTATTGGTACAGGTGCTAGAGGAATATGGCATTTAAACAATGCACTTTTAAGAGAAGATACAGAGGTTGTTGCTATCTGTGATACAGATGATAAAGCGATAAAAAATGCGTTGAAATATGTTGAAAAACATGGTAAAAAGAAACCGCAGATTTTTGGTAAAAATGAACTAGATTACAGAAATATGCTTGACCTTAAAGAGGTTCAAGGCGTAATTATTTCTACTCCTTGGGTATGGCATACTCCAATGTCTGTAGATAGTATGAAAGCAGGTAAATTTACAGGAGTAGAAGTTTCTGCAGCCATGACTTTACAAGAATGTTGGGATTTAGTAAACGTGCATGAAGAAACGGGTTCGCATTTAATGATTCTTGAAAATGTATGTTACCGCCGTGATGTAATGGCTGTTTTACAGATGGTGAGAGAAGGGATGTTTGGAGAATCAATGCATGCTAGATGTGGTTACCAACACGATCTTCGTAATGTGAAATTTAATAATGGTGTAGACACATATGGTGGTGGTGTTGAATTTGGTGAGAAAGGAGCATCTGAAGCCAAATGGAGAACACATCATTCATTACATAAAAATGGAGATTTATATCCTACTCATGGCGCAGGACCAGTGGCAACGTATATGGATATTAATCGTGGTAATAAATTTGATACAATTTCGTCTTTTGCTACTAAAGCTAGAGGACTAAATGAATATATAATTGAGAAGGGAGGGAAGGACCATCCGAATGCTAATTTACCTTGGAAATTAGGTGATATTGTTACCTCTACAATCTCTACTGCAAATGGAGAAACAATTATTGTAACACACGATACGAACCTTCCAAGACCCTATTCTTTAGGTTTTAGATTCCAAGGTACAAAAGGCTTATGGGAACATGAAGATGGTTATAGTGCAAAACATGGTAACTTAATGTATATAGATGGCCAAACTAAACCACACCAATGGGACGATGCAAAACAATGGTTAGATAAATAC is a genomic window of Flammeovirga pectinis containing:
- a CDS encoding Gfo/Idh/MocA family protein, which translates into the protein MNTKRRDFLKTAAIAGAGTIVAPGMGFAKSKNEKVKLAFIGTGARGIWHLNNALLREDTEVVAICDTDDKAIKNALKYVEKHGKKKPQIFGKNELDYRNMLDLKEVQGVIISTPWVWHTPMSVDSMKAGKFTGVEVSAAMTLQECWDLVNVHEETGSHLMILENVCYRRDVMAVLQMVREGMFGESMHARCGYQHDLRNVKFNNGVDTYGGGVEFGEKGASEAKWRTHHSLHKNGDLYPTHGAGPVATYMDINRGNKFDTISSFATKARGLNEYIIEKGGKDHPNANLPWKLGDIVTSTISTANGETIIVTHDTNLPRPYSLGFRFQGTKGLWEHEDGYSAKHGNLMYIDGQTKPHQWDDAKQWLDKYDHPLWAKYGETATGAGHGGMDFFVMHDFVNSIKHNIAPPLDAYDAAAWSAITPLSERSIEEGGAVQHFPDFTRGKWFKREPIFGKNEVYL